The region atattctgttcccatgtccgttaTGATTGATCATTGGACCGTACCGCAGAATAAAATcttcaaatttagtttttgctACTggttttgcacttttgtcttttattggtattattacaaggtattttgttagatcgcagattaaagttactgcgtattcatttcctTGTTCTGACTTGGGAGgtggaccgatcgtatccacaatTATCCTGCCGAAAGCCAGCTCTTCTGgctttttctgtttcttttccTCTCAATAGCGAGTCGGCTACGAAATTGTCTTTGCTCTTTAGATAGTCTACCGTAAAATTCTATTGCTCCAGTTCAAGTCGCATTATAGTTAGCTTGGAACTTGGATTTGTCATTGAACGGAAATAGGCTAATGCTCTGTGGTCCATTTTGAAAGTGAAATGTCTGCCATGAATGTATGGTCTGAAAGGCGTAATTACCCAATGAATTGCCTTTAATTCTTGTTCTGTTGTACTCTTGTTACTCTCACCTTTTGTAAAGGATCTAGATGCATATGCCACTTGCTGCCATctttgagaaatcgatttcatttccatCAGCTCTTCCTAAATGTCGAGCAGTTGTGTTTCGTTCATGGCTCCTGTGAGtacgtcatcgacgtagaaatcatccaaaagtatcctagccgcccttggaagctcgtattcgtgatcagttgccagttgttccAGCACTCTAACTGCCAGAAACGGTGCACATGCCGTGCCATAGTGGTCAGTTGATgtaatgcttcaatggttcctcagggtcttctctccaaaggattcgttgaaaattctgatgttcaggggccactaaaatctgcctgaacattttgacgatgtccgcagaaaatacGAGTTTGTGTTGAAGAGGTtgcgttgtatacatgggccaatgtgaagtgcgtcgttaagagatcgtccatcccgatcttgaaatgatccatcgaacaccacccgcagcttggcacctatgactggatggtgtggcaaatagaatgactTCTTACATACGTTTTTGGCTTCGTCTGCAGCTACTGGATACAGCTggatatactctctcataaactgggtatattttaacttcaagtTGGCATCCTTCATTAGACGACGCTCGAATGCGAGAAAGCGCGAACTCGCTTcttgaaatgtatccgcaaattgtgggttttgttccttgaagggcaaatcgactatgtatcttccattcgagttgcggttgtgggtacaccggaagtgcgtttcgaccttttcatcctcttcgtttacagttgtatgtgatggaacttcctctagttcccaaaatctttgcagtagtccatctatattaaccgtagtcagcaatgacgtagatgatgtttgcaatcttgaagtgtacaccgatgtgattacccatccaaataaggtgttaactgcaatagggtgcccttgaccatcgcataacttctctccggtgagaactaaccaaatgcaatcattgcccagcaaaatgtcgattgaaGCGTTAGTTCTGAAGTCTCCTTGAGAATTTCGCTCCTTGAGAATTTCGgacgtgtaccaatgcagtaggTAGAGTGCTTCTTCGTTGGCCATTTGGCTTACTAGGTCTGGTAACATTCATCATTGCTATCGCTGATGCCGCTGGTGACTCCTCAGAAGCCTGGCCTGAGTTGCCTTGGTTTTGCTCTGCGCTATTATGCTGTGTAGAATGGCCTTCAGAAAGCAGCATATAATTATGGCGGCGCTTGCAATACTTGCAAGAAGACTTCGGGCCACAAGCGCTTACTCCATGTCCAGttctcaaacaattaaaacacatatgtttctctttcgcaaaggtgtaacgttgcttgacagtcaagctctggaattgaggacaagccgtcagtatgtgctcagtactatgacatttcatacaattacctgtaatggcaagcatggtgcgtgctcgcctttttcctttttcatccctCGGTTTGCTCGCTACAAAAACTTGAGCAactcttcaatggtaggattttcaatatcctgGCGTTCGTCGATCCATTCACGTCGGGTAGCCTCATCAaccttgttgatgagcaagtatatgagccaacagtcacggcccgtttgtccagaagcgtctaaagcccgaataacatcactggctccgcaagtcagagcgcgtagcgatgatgagttttgcccaacagcCTTTGGCAATGCGGTGAATGTGTCCATCAGTAAATTCACCAAGTAACAAGGCTTTTCATATCGATCACTCAATGATTTCCATGCAACGTCGTAATTTGATGCCACCACGGGCAAATGTTTTTCCCAGAAatgtgttccctcacgatctcgtcgattatatcgataacagatACCGATAGGCGAGTGGCGCCACCGTTTGTCCGCGCTTTTTCCAATAAGCACCCGATTGCCTATTCGATAGTAGGCCAGAACTATCGACTACTAACTTTGACgttaacaattaattgcaaccacggtgcaacaaattattaagcaatgagtaacaaaaaaacaatgcccaacgatccggctcgaaggaccaaattatgatgaacaataaaccactgtgtttaatatctcgtaagaacttaactttgtttttacttcaatcttactgaactgtgtctgccactgctagaacacgtcttgatcgttcgtttgcttgcttattactaaattttcaattcttacgcaactacgtaggtcatataggtttataaagagtgacagagacagagcataccagactggcgccagtatattctagaaaacttaagaaaaaatacaaaaacaaaagcattgtgagatgtgcaagatcattcatgagtctttgccttgctgcgtatagcaatgtaagttaaatgacaattggttcctcaataCAGTCAGTTTTATCAGCTGAAATGTAAAAATCagtctggtgatgatgtgcagtagaagttatgtttttaatttgcagatttttgcataaattttctattattgaatttttatattctgttcccatgtccgttaTGATTGATCATTGGACCGTACCGCAGAATAAAATcttcaaatttagtttttgctACTggttttgcacttttgtcttttattggtattattacaaggtattttgttagatcgcagattaaagttactgcgtattcatttcctTGTTCTGACTTGGGAGgtggaccgatcgtatccacaatTATCCTGCCGAAAGCCAGCTCTTCTGgctttttctgtttcttttccTCTCAATAGCGAGTCGGCTACGAAATTGTCTTTGCTCTTTAGATAGTCTACCGTAAAATTCTATTGCTCCAGTTCAAGTCGCATTATAGTTAGCTTGGAACTTGGATTTGTCATTGAACGGAAATAGGCTAATGCTCTGTGGTCCATTTTGAAAGTGAAATGTCTGCCATGAATGTATGGTCTGAAAGGCGTAATTACCCAATGAATTGCCTTTAATTCTTGTTCTGTTGTACTCTTGTTACTCTCACCTTTTGTAAAGGATCTAGATGCATATGCCACTGGAAACTGTagtctatttttattttgcgttAAGACTGCTCCACTTGCGTATTTACTGTAACAGAGTGGGAATCATTAATGCTGATTTTAGATGTTCGAACGCGTTTGTGCATccaaatttaacttttttcttacataatcctgttatgtgacgagaatactcaaattttttataaatcttcggtaataattgcaaaatgcaatgaatcttctagcgctgtccgcatcatgagggactggataatttttAATGACATCGTATTTTCTGTCGtcaggcaagattcctttatcCGTGCATTTATGTCCCAAAAAGGTGACTTcgtgcataaaaaatgaattttttttaggttGTGTTGCCTCCATGTAAtagttcaatttgatgaaaacctgacattaggtcaaggcatgaaaaatactttGCTCTACCTAGTTGATCCAAGATGTCATCAATTTTTCCCAGCCGcgagtgtgatcctacggtacgcacccgatgttttcggaagactgactttgtcgcactaaacaatgcctttcttaataccgattggactattttatacacttgtacggatatgaattccgccatttctttattttataccactgttgactcaatctttaatgactgtgtacccctaaggtctcctgtggtgacgcaaaaatcaccatggtttacgcggAGCTGTCAGAACTGAAGAATCTTAtgtctaggtattacaaaaaatattaagtcACGGGTCTAGcatcggatctgtctcgttacttggttgctaaatcgaattttattgtttctaattctaaatgctataataattacttacaacgttgcacgttgcaattctccgaaaatcctaaagagttctatagtttcgttaactcaaagcgaaattctatctcccttccatcgtttgcagtttttaataatgattcggcctcttctgatcaatctatttctaatttatttgctattTAAACGCAAAACAGGTGCAATTCAGCCCCATCACCCGGTAGGCCCCATGTAACATGTCGTGGTATTCGTATAGTTACTatgtttggtaactctttcacGAATTTCTCCCATTCCCTCCTAATAGCGTCCGGTAGTGTGCTATCACAGCCAACTTTCTCcttccacagttgctgcattaGAATTTTGGCAGTAATCATTATCGGACTAAGCCATCCCATGGGATCAAACAGTCGTGCAATTGCTGATAGTATTGTCCTCTTTGTAGGTGAGCTCATTGGTGGAACGACATGCAAAGCAAAACGGAACTCATCTTCTTTAGGTCTCTAGTATAGACCTAAAGTGCGAATAGTATCATTACCTTCCATGTGTAATAATCGTCTTGATTCTCGATGCTCAACTGGTATGTTCTCTAATAGCTTTGGGCAATTACTCACCCACTTGCGAACATAAGCGTTCTTCAAACTCGCATTGGTGCGCAACCGTCTGTCCAGAGAATGTAATCGTTTTAGCGCGTCCTTATATGATTCTCTAATTACCATTGATTCGTCCAAGTATGTGAGAAAAGGAAGACGAATAACATATTTCCCAGACGGCGTTCGGCTATGTGTCTTAACGAAGAAATCTTCGCACCAGTTATCCTCTACTGAAACTCCACGTGGCTCCTCgtcgaattgttctaactCCCAAAACTTACATAACAATTGTTCAAGTATCATCAGCTTCCTTCTTTCGTACCATTATGGTGTAGGACGATCTCCTACCAGCTTCTTGATTCGTTTTTCCTGATACAATGTATCCCAAATGCGTATTTTGCGCCAGAGGCATACCACGTATTCCTCGATGCACTTCTCCATCGTAGCTCATCGTAGACGCCATTCCCAACCAAAATATCAACTGCTTGTGGACTGAAGAAGTTAGGGTCGGCCAACGGTAAGCCCTTCATATGAGTCCACTCTTCAAACGGCAGTCGTTTTATTGGCATGCGCTTACTCACTAGAGGTATTACTGACGCGAGCAGCTTGTATTACGCATGTGGGTTGTAGTTTGATCTTATGACTAGCTCTACCTCTGCTGCCGCATCTGTAATTTTTGTATCTGCTAATCCAGTAATCGTGATGTGAGCCTGTTTGCGCCGTAAACGTAGCTGCTGAGCTGCATTCTCTGAAACGAACGAAACTTGTGAACCTTGATCCAAAAACGCTCTAAACTGTAAGGGATAGCCTTCTATCGACTCTACCCACACTATTGCTGTTGGTAATAAAACCTCGTCTTTATGCCTTACCGAAATTTCTGTTGTACTCTTTCCAATTAAAGCATTCGCAGATGTTGTTGGGATAACTCCCTACCTTAGTGTGCCAAGCGACCTCTTGCATCCTGACTTGTCTACATGGAGTAGTGTATGATGCCGTTCTTgacattttttacaatttaccGCACTGTCACATGCATCTATTCGGTGTCTGTCTCTCGTATAACAAATGAAAGCCTTTGTGTAGTTCTGGTTAACTCGTAACCCATGTACACCTGGCCTTGCTTTCCGATGTCTATCCCGTGATAGAGTTCCCTCGATATTACCTGCTGACGCCGTAATCATTGTTCTGTACATACAGAAACACATGTTTCAAGATACTGACTGAGCTCCTCAAAGCTCGGCAGATTCTGCGTTGAAGATATTGACCGCTACCAATTCACTCTTAGTTGATTTGGTAATCTCTTCAAATTGTAGTACACTAAAATTTCAGACTGCTGTCGCACATCCACACCAGTCTTCTCCAATGAATTCACACATGAGGGGAAGTTTGCACAAATCTTCTCAAATTTTGCGCATCTCCATATTTTATTGGTAATTGATGATCGAACACATCCATGTAATGTAAAAATAACACTTTCTTGTTATCATACAAATTCATCAACATTCTCCAAGCCACTTCATAGTACGCCGCTATTATCGTTAGATGTTCAATATCCTTAGCTCCGTCTCCAACCAATGAATCCTTCAAATAATGAAAACGATGTAAGTCCGTCAGCTAGGCAGTTTAACTGTTGGGAGTTTAACTTTCTCCAAACTTGGTTCCATTTGTTCATGCACCGTCTGATGCAAACAAGACTCATCAAATGCAGTCGACGCCGGGATTCTCCGATCTTTATGTCTCTGCAACTCATTTCGAATCTCAGCTACTCCCATTATGTAGGTTTATTCGAAACAGTCTCTGATGTCTTTGTCAAAATATCTGCCCTTTATCTCCGCATTATCTCGTTCTTGCACCAGTTGCTGATGATTGCGCTGAAAATCTGCGTGAAGGTGGGTCATCGAGTCCAATCTGGCTTCCAGATGACTCTCGGTATGTCCCGACTACTCCGATTTATACCGCGCCAATGACTTCTCCAGCGAAGTGAGCAATGTGATTTGCTCCGTAGCCAACGGTAACAGTTTTTCAGCCATAATGAACACCTACCCAAACACATCAACACTAAATTGTACTCACCCGATATCAGTCTATCCACTGGCAATCACACTCCAAATACAATCGCCAAGATCATTCCTCCCGGGCTTCGGCACTAAAAATATGTTGGCTAATGGCTGCGCCCTTGCGGAGCCCCAAGCTGCTCGTTTTACATGATGcggccttcggatgatttTCCACCGAGGCGGCTTTGACACACTTGCGATTGGGAAGAAATGAGATGACCAGGTTGACTTCAATccagttgctttattttcttaacctaaaactatagtacaatcgtcggcgggcacagaaggtgcaaccgaatcgaccgagattaatttcaagagtaaaattcaagtacagcaaaccacgcttttacaaaattcaaagttctggaaattttcatagaagaaataagaaagaaaagaattgaagtaacggatctccaagtttgtcacTTCAAAGGAACTTGCgttgttcttggtctctctctctctctctctctctctctctctctcttcggtcgttttctcttttcagcAAAGAGAGTCTGGCTTCAGTTGCAGCCCAAACAGTTGCCTTGACGATAAGTTCAATGTGCTATAATTGACGGGCcactaattaatattttgtacaGCGACTCAAAAGTGAAATTGTCGCATACCAAataaaacaacagcaacagcaacaatgcTGCAAGCAAGAGTAGTTCGGCTATAgttcatatagctcccatacaaacggaaaaatcacgaacagtgacttttctcaataagttcgttattttctgagctattgtcttTAGTATTGGttagtttattacacatataaacgactgtgccaaattttattaaaatcgggtgactatatcatatagctcccatagtaCCGATCGGTccaaaacagtgactttcttcaataacttcgttacttttgaagcaattgtcataaaaatttatatttctcagtttagcataactattaatgactgtgccaaatttgattaagatctgGCGACTATATCAGATAggtcccataggaacaatcggtggtgaacagtgactttgatcaatatcttcgttatttcctaagcagTTCTTgcgcaaacattagaccttttacacaaaaaaacttgcaagggtatacaaactttgacgcggtcaaagttagccccggccctctggtatttttatacccttgcagagcgtattataaaattggtcagatgtttgtaacgcacagaaggagacgtttccgaccccataaagtatattaTTGAACAGTATGAGAAGTTGAGTCGATATCGCCATGTCCgactgtccgtccgtccgtcggtgcgtatgcgttttatataaaatctcagatcccgaatctgaatctgatcggataaatggaacacaagttacagtcaatataaatcggttcaagcgctgccggcagcgctgcttgctgcctactacgtcatcatcaaatcaacagagcacatgcatacacgcacagacgcaacgctacatgaactgtaagTGTATGCGTgtcgtgctttgcttaggtaatgatggaagaagaagaaaaaattgtagtgaaaagagaaataatttgaatgttttgtttgtgtactGATGAATTAAGTTGCAggcaaagaaatttcaaaaaggaaaaatattattgccaaggtctgcaagggtatataaacttcggcatagccagagttagcttctttgatatttttaaacattgtgttaaacattttttctCTTCGTTCTTTCCACCTTTCACTTCGCGCACACATTTTTCCCAGGAGTGGactgtatttgcacaaaaaacttttttaggATTTAATTTAGCACTGGATAACTGTGGCGCAGAAATTCCTCTtcactatatattttattaactGATAAAATTCAACTAACTCTAGCTTAACTAAGAGCTGGGAtccaagccccgcttggagcgaagtgtggggagttcttttcgtggggagagcgatgggcatcatcgagagagcggcgcgaggtgaaagctcccGCCTCCCTTAACCCTTGTGCTGCCCGTTGGGCATAAACAATTTCAATCAtagcaatttgttttttatgtcaGTTTCTATGTTCTACTTGATAAGAGTCGAATTCTACAATATCTCAGTCGTTCAGGTGCTTTCGTCTCGACTAcaactgaaaaaaaataaaacaaaaagaaaaaggaaaacggAAAGAAAGGTGGCACTCCTTACGGCAATGCCTGGCAATTGGGTTGAATGTCCCTTTAATAGGTTTCACCGAACTTTGCCGACACGGCTAGTACTTCATTTGAATCGGTGTGCTCGCAATTATTCGGGACTCAAGATGGTGCGATGTCCTTTTGATATTACACATGTCGTGAGAATCGCGGAAATGGAGGTAATTATAGAAATACTAAGTTAAACTTACTGATactttcatttttgaattCTCGAATTATATAGGCCCATGTTCCTATGTGTCCAAGCCGGAAAATGGAAGAATTGGGGGTCGATCAACTGCCACGCGCACCAGATCCTTCGAAAAAGGAAACATCTGACACCCCGTGGGATGACGAGCCTGATGTTCCTACCTATAATCCAGCACTATTGCGCCGCAAACCCTGTGGTACGTACCCTTTATGGTGCTACTGCTTCGGAACGTCGTCAATTCCGGGAACAAGAACGTGAGGCTTCTGAATCAGCACGATCGCTTGAAAATACGAATTCTCATGCAGCGGCCACCAATGAGGATTAAGAGATAGATGAAAAGTAGGCAAACAACCTGGGAAGCTTATAATGATTGACATCTCCTtcgcgctttatgaccaccattaaactccgttcactcactttgcttttacatttactctattttacgttactctcgacttgaattatttaatataaccttaacgagacttttaattgattcaatattggacttatttacattctctttcttttttttttgtttaacttgattaggaattaaaatttaaaaataagatcagaaatgaaaatatcagGACTTGAAGATTTCGTTCAAAAcgaggttaatttcaaaaaaattgtaggagctttcgaggtggtcacacggaatgcgctaaatagggcaacagcaagcagtatccagaatttggctaaaagacaaactttgtctgggtcagcaacgtcagaaggttaggtaggccactgcctttaaaaccttgcattacaaaaatccggttcaccgaaggttaggacacctttcgggaaatgagacactttggccgtaccgtaagccttaacttagaaacgttgtggcactgccggtgTTTAGATGGCGGTGTCTTTTTAATgtccgaatgccaattccagaaggcaacgacaaccgaaaattcggatgcacgtgctccggcaccagaaatgggtattggaaaactcgccggttttccagaaaataatcttCCCAAACAAAAGCTATTAGgaatattggccagaaaaagtGAGGTTACCAATCTAAGATATAGagtaagatgcagatggcggcggaataaaaattctaattaacctacatacctgctatgacttataaccaaagatttggactacagcttttttttttcccacacacttttctcctcagaattaaaaatgaaaatgaagcctaGCAAAAAAATGAGGCGCGTTGCCACCtcaagaaaaacgatagatcatttatcgctatccccatattatgcgtttatcgatcgagcgataccaatatttttatttattgattgatcgctattggcaaagtggcgcgtaaagacgttaagtttaaaaatttgaaagttttacactttaaactagcgcacgctacaCCACCCGATAATATGCAACGTTAGGCAGCATATTAGTGGGAATTAGTTCCGTATATCCTTGGCGTGAAATGTTCCTACTTCTCTACCTTGCATATTTTCTAACAAATAAAAGCAGTTTCCGAGCTTCTTTTTGATTCGACATTTTATGAATTTAGGGGCTAATTTAGCATTGAAGTTTTGAGAGAATTTGCTTAACGCGAAATTTCTGCGAAAAACTTCTTGGCCTTCTTTAAAAGAGACAGACTTACTGCGAAGATTATACTGTGCTACATTTCGATCATATGctttcttaatgttttctcTTATATCCTGTCGCAAAAGGTTTAACTGGTCAGTCTGATTGAGCGGTGTTATGGGCTCTTGTAACAAatttaattcctttaaaagtttataatctGATCCATGAGTAACCATGTCCAGTCCGAACAAAGCTTTAAAGGGTGAGCAACCTAAAGATTGATGCAACGAGGATCGCAATGCGCAAGATATACTCGTTAAATGTTGATCCTAAAGCGTTTGATcctgattttttaaatacgaacGGATCGCAGCTAACAGAGAACGATTAACACGCTCAGCTGCGTTGCTTTGCGGAGAATATAAAGCGGTATACTGATGTTTTATGCCTAGTTCagtaagaaaagaattgaacgAATTTGCCTTAAATTGAACACCATTATCACTAACGATGATTTCCGGTActccaaaacaatgaaatatcTGTTTTAACATGATATTTACTGAAATGGTCAAGAACAATTAATAAACcgacaaatccatttttgCTACGAGGGTAAGGACCAAGTAAATCGATATACAGACGTTGAAAAGGTCTACAATATGGAATATGCTGTCCCATAGGTGGTCTGAGCGTATAATTTGGTGCTTTGGACTCCTTACAAGTGTCATATTGACGAATATGGTCACGCACATCCTTTACCATACCAGGCCAAAAAAGAGTTCTACGTATCTTGTCAACAGTTTTCTGCATACCTGAATGTGAAGAGGTGTGGCTATTGTGAGCTTGTTTTAGAACATCAACTCTGAGTTTATCCGGCACCCATAGTTTCCAAGAAAGCTTCTCTTGATAAGAATCTCCATTGGCATGTTCGGTTCgaatatacaaatgtttatttacaattttgataTCTGGGAATTTGTCTGGATTTTCAGTGATTTTCTTCTTCAGATACATATAACTATCGTCCAAAAATGCTTCAGAGTCCAGATCTATAATCGGACCCATTTCTATCGCCTCTATCGAAAGGTTGGGCAATCTTGATAACGCCTCAGGAatcaagtgttcttttcctCTTCTATGCGacatattaaacttaaattgttgTAAGCG is a window of Drosophila willistoni isolate 14030-0811.24 unplaced genomic scaffold, UCI_dwil_1.1 Seg191.1, whole genome shotgun sequence DNA encoding:
- the LOC124461047 gene encoding gametocyte-specific factor 1 homolog gives rise to the protein MPGNWVECPFNRFHRTLPTRLVLHLNRCARNYSGLKMVRCPFDITHVVRIAEMEAHVPMCPSRKMEELGVDQLPRAPDPSKKETSDTPWDDEPDVPTYNPALLRRKPCGTYPLWCYCFGTSSIPGTRT